AGCCCCGTAGCGTACCACACAAAATCCCCAACGATTCATGAAGGTAGGATGTCTCATGCCGACAACGCGTACTCACGCTCTATGTGAGTGCCTCTCATTGGACAATGGCACGTTTAGCCACCCTGTTCTTCTTCTAGCCCGCTCAAACCGTCTTTCCGTCGGCAATCTTCGTTATAATTCATGAAATCGCCTTCATCTTGTTCCCCAGGTCATTTGGTAATCTCTGTGTCACCATGCCCTTTTCCATGCATAATCATTCCCTTTGGACCGGTGTGCGCTTAAAACTTGCGACATTGTTCCTTCGCACTTAACATGTATTTGTCTTTGTCTCTTACCGACTCCAAGTCTTATTAACCAAAAGATTTTACTCCTATTTCCAATATATCATATAAACACAATATTAAAATGGATGACAGGAAAATCCGATAGGCCAAAAAGCACGTTGTCCCCACGTATGGGTCATTATCAGATGAACCCATAAACCATTAGAATGGAATGATCAGTTTGATCATCACTGATCCAGCTATCTGTCATCTTTCCGGTTCCTGGTTTTACGGCTTCCTAGGTGCTCTCAGACGGGTCATTCACATGCTTCTGAGGCGAGTCACCGAGCTTGCCCGCGTATTACACCAAGACAGGCGAAGAGAAGAACACCGAACGCTCCAACCTTTGGTGAAAGTAATCGCTACGCACCGGCTGCGGTCATATGGAGCACCGCATTGCGAACCTTTCTACCGATACGCAAATCCCCGCTGCCTTTATTTTTTGACCGAACAGAGGCTCGTTGCTCTCTCATGATTTTCCAAATTGAGAAATATCTTGCCCAAATCGGCGTGAACACTAATTGTCCTCGGGACTCATGCGAAAACTTTTGGTTAAAGGTAATCTTTGGTCATAGGAAAGCGCGTGACGGCGATCAATTTCTATGCCCATTCGTTGTTTTTCGGGTAATTGATTTGTAGCCTTTTTGGCCCGCTTCTCTTGATACATGGCTTGATCAGCGCGGTCAATGAGGGCATTCAAATCTTCCCCCGGGTGGTATTGGACAAGACCAATGGAAAATTGAATTTCCGGATCTGCTGTGCGAATTCTCCCGATGAGCTCTTTGGCGACAGGAACTGATGCACCCGGTAGCACCAGCACAAATTCATCGCCCGCCCACCGGATCACTAAATCGCTACGGCGAATTTGACTAAAAATCGTATGGACGACACGACACAATAGACGGTCTCCCGCCTGATGTCCAAAATGATCATTTACCGCTTTAAGGTTATCCATGTCTAAAAAGGCTATCGTTAAAGGATTATGCGCTCTTACGTCACGTATGAGTTTCGCCAATGCCTGTTCTCCTGCATAGCGTGTTAAAGAACCCGTCAGCAAATCCCAATTGGAAGCAAAGCGTGCCATATTCTCCCCGGTTCCCGCTATTGTTCCGTACCGACTCAACAACTCACTAAAGATCAACCGAATCTGTCGGTCCATTTCTTCACGCGAAATACCTAAAATAGTGACCATGTCTTCAATAGATGTTCCTTGCATCATTAGCAGGCGAATACGATCATTCTCAATCACGTTTTCTAGCCTCCCAAACCTCCGTCTTCCCAATTCATCCGGGAACTCATGTTGCGTGTCTTAAGCATATCTCGGGGATAACCAAAATGCAGTGCTAATCCTAGTGCCATCTTCCGTCTCATCATTGTCGGCACGGCCATCTTTTATCCCTGTTTTTTCCAATCCTTTACTCGACAAAATTTTTCAAGTTTGTTGACTATATTTTGGTAGTTCTGGTATTATACTTCCAAAAGCTTGTCGAATATGAGGGAGTGAAGGCATGAAGTCAACAGGAATTGTCCGTCGAGTGGACGAGCTTGGTCGCGTCGTCCTGCCTATTGAATTGCGGAGGACATTACAAATTGAAGACAAAGATTCCTTAGAAATCTATGTCGATGGAGAAAAAATCGTCCTGCGGAAATATGAACCGGCGTGCATTTTCTGCGGAAACGCCGAAAACATTGAGACTTTCCGCGGTAAGAATATTTGCCACGATTGCTTAAAAAGCTTGCATATTGAAGCGGTTTAATTGTTCCGGCTCTTTTGAGCGCGATTATACAATTCTCGACGGGAAATGTGATATTGGGAGGCGATCTGCTGGGTCGCCTCTTTGATTGTGTGCCCTGCTGCAACCAAATTTTCCACGTCATCAATAAGCTTGCCCCAGTCGGGTTCTTGATCACAAACGGAAGGCATTGGTCCTAACACTAAGACCATTTCTCCCTTCCAAGTCCGGTTTTGACTCACTAACTCACCCAGCGTCCCTTTCCAAAACTCTTCAAAGTGTTTAGTCAGTTCCCGCCCGAGAACAACCAGGCGATCCCTCCCTAAAAGCTCCACAAGATCGGCTAAGGTCTTGTCCATATGATGAGGGGCTTCATAAATCACACTGGCATAAGGACAAGCATGAATTTCCTGTAGTCTCTCGCGCCGGGCTTTTCCATGTGGCGGGATAAAGCCCCAAAATACATAGGGGTGGGGAAATCCTGAAGCTGCAAATGCTGTAACCTGCGCCGACGGGCCAGGAATGACCGAAAACGGAATATGGTTTTCATAAAGCCAGACCATTAGTTCTTGACCCGGATCAGAAATAGCCGGCATTCCCCGGTCTGAAACCAGTGCAAGACTTTCTCCTTGGGCAATCCACGTTGCCACTTGTTGCAGACGCTGTGACGCATTATGGGCATGAAACGACACCAAGGGACGGTGGATATCAAAAGTACGGCAAAGAATTTCTGTTTCCCGGGTATCTTCGCATAAAATCCGGTCAACCTGCCGTAATACCGCTTGGGCTCGGGGCGAAAAGTCTTCGAGGTTTCCAATAGGCGTTCCCACCAGGTATACATGCCCGGGTTCTACCCAGTGATGATCCGTGTTTACAGACACGATAGTTTAAGGGCCTCCTTTGCTCTATGGGGCAGCTGTTTAATGCGGTATTCTTCGCGCAACGCCTGGGATTTGGTGTATGGTCCAAACTGACACCAGACCTCCAGCGGCTTATGTGCCCGGGTAAATTTGGCGCCTTTTCCTCGCTGATGAACGCGAAAACGCTGAACCAGATTGGTTGTGATTCCGGTATAAAACACATCACCTTGACATCGTAAAATATAGACCCACCATATGGCCTTATTGCCGGACATGATCGAACACGTCCCGTAAAATCTCTTTGATCAAGTCCTGGGAACCATTGGCGTTCAAATGTTGAAAAGCTTGATAACTCGCTTCCCAGAGTTCTAGCCAGGCTTTGTTCTGGTGCCGGCGATATTGGGTTCTGACCCAATAAGAAAACTGAATCAGTTGTTCTTTGGTTAAGTCATTGCCGGCAAAAAATTGATAAGGATCAAACTGCCTAGCTTCATCCTGGAGATCGGGATCAGCCCGCACGACTTGGCATCGGCTTCTCACCGTAGGTAAGAGTCCATGAGTTTGTTCTGTCACTAAAATAAAGGTGACATAGCTAGGGGGTTCCTCGAGACTTTTTAACAAATAATTTTGGGCCGCTTCGGTTAAACGGTGGGCTTGGTCCACCCAAATAACCAAACGATGGCTCCACAGTGGCGGCCGGTTAATATTCTGCAAAACGATCTGTAACTGATCGCGACGAATCCGGTCTTTTTCCGGTTGGATATGAATGACATCCGGATGGTCGAAGATATCACGTGAACAGGACCGGCACTCACACCCTCTATATCCCTGTTCTTCGCAGGTCATTTGTCGTGAAAGCGCGGTGGTTAGTAAATCCGCCTTCTCTTGGCGTCCTTGAATCACCAAGGCGTGGCCTAAACGCTTGGTTTGCCACGCCTGCAGAATCAGGGGCCACGAACTTAAATACGCTTTAGAATTTTTCATAACGATCAATGTCCACGACAAATATTGTTGCCCCGCCCACAGTCACCTCAACCGGGAAAGGAATATACGGTTCTCCACTATGCGAGGGCGTTTGTGGCGTAAGCGTCTCTTGCCGGGCAGCTGACGTCCGTTTCAAAATATGAATGACCGCTTCGACATCTTTTTCTTCAATTCCCACCAATATCGTCGTGTTGCCCTCGCGCAAAAAGCCTCCCGTACTCGCCAATTTCGTCGCCCGAAATCCCCGCCGGTTAAGTTCGGTAACCGCTCCCGATGCATCTTTGTCCTGAAGAATGGCAATGACCAGTTTCACCAAGAAACCTCCTCATAAATAAATCCATCCCTGAAAGACCCTTCACGGTTGTGCCATGTTAAGTATCCCGTTTGCATACGTCGTCTACGCTCTATCTTGTCGTCATCATGCAGGACGTTACTCAATATTTAAATAGGATTTCACCACATGCTGAATGTCTTTCGCCACATCTTCCACCGGACGCATACTGGCCACAATATGCCATCGGGCAGGATCTTGTTCAACGAGTTTATTATAGCCGGATTCCACCCGTTGGAAAAATTCTCTTCCCGACTTTTCAATATGGTCCTCTCCTTCGAAAAATGAAGGACCCTTGAGCCAAAATGTCAGGTCAGGTTTTAATCCCTCTGTGACGTGCTGATTTACTGTTTCGACCCACTGGACATCGATTCCCCGACCATATCCCTGGTATGCCACGGATGAATCGCTGAACCGGTCCATGATGACAATGTGTCCTTGCGCTAATAAGGGGCGAATGACCGTTTTGACGAGTTCCGCCCGGGCCGCTGCAAAAAGTAATAATTCGGCCTCAGCAC
The Sulfobacillus thermosulfidooxidans DNA segment above includes these coding regions:
- a CDS encoding GGDEF domain-containing protein, producing MIENDRIRLLMMQGTSIEDMVTILGISREEMDRQIRLIFSELLSRYGTIAGTGENMARFASNWDLLTGSLTRYAGEQALAKLIRDVRAHNPLTIAFLDMDNLKAVNDHFGHQAGDRLLCRVVHTIFSQIRRSDLVIRWAGDEFVLVLPGASVPVAKELIGRIRTADPEIQFSIGLVQYHPGEDLNALIDRADQAMYQEKRAKKATNQLPEKQRMGIEIDRRHALSYDQRLPLTKSFRMSPEDN
- a CDS encoding AbrB/MazE/SpoVT family DNA-binding domain-containing protein, which translates into the protein MKSTGIVRRVDELGRVVLPIELRRTLQIEDKDSLEIYVDGEKIVLRKYEPACIFCGNAENIETFRGKNICHDCLKSLHIEAV
- the rsmI gene encoding 16S rRNA (cytidine(1402)-2'-O)-methyltransferase, giving the protein MSVNTDHHWVEPGHVYLVGTPIGNLEDFSPRAQAVLRQVDRILCEDTRETEILCRTFDIHRPLVSFHAHNASQRLQQVATWIAQGESLALVSDRGMPAISDPGQELMVWLYENHIPFSVIPGPSAQVTAFAASGFPHPYVFWGFIPPHGKARRERLQEIHACPYASVIYEAPHHMDKTLADLVELLGRDRLVVLGRELTKHFEEFWKGTLGELVSQNRTWKGEMVLVLGPMPSVCDQEPDWGKLIDDVENLVAAGHTIKEATQQIASQYHISRRELYNRAQKSRNN
- a CDS encoding GIY-YIG nuclease family protein, whose product is MSGNKAIWWVYILRCQGDVFYTGITTNLVQRFRVHQRGKGAKFTRAHKPLEVWCQFGPYTKSQALREEYRIKQLPHRAKEALKLSCL
- a CDS encoding cyclic-di-AMP receptor, producing MKLVIAILQDKDASGAVTELNRRGFRATKLASTGGFLREGNTTILVGIEEKDVEAVIHILKRTSAARQETLTPQTPSHSGEPYIPFPVEVTVGGATIFVVDIDRYEKF
- the tmk gene encoding dTMP kinase translates to MGDQKRSALISFEGIEKVGKTTQILRLAAWLRTIGYPVTVLREPGGTMLGESLRSLLLHTVQIHSAEAELLLFAAARAELVKTVIRPLLAQGHIVIMDRFSDSSVAYQGYGRGIDVQWVETVNQHVTEGLKPDLTFWLKGPSFFEGEDHIEKSGREFFQRVESGYNKLVEQDPARWHIVASMRPVEDVAKDIQHVVKSYLNIE